The Oryza sativa Japonica Group chromosome 11, ASM3414082v1 DNA window GCGACGAGGCGCTGTCCCGCGCGATGGACCTCGCCATCCAGCACAAGCGGTCCTCCCCGCTCGCGCTCAACCTCTCCGGTGACCTCAACATGGCCGCGCACCGCCggaaccgccgccgcggccgcggcgccgccgccgacgacaagGCGCTGGCGGAGAGGCAGGCGAAGTTCGCCGCCACCTGCTACAAGATGTCGCTCGACGCCGTCCCGGACTGCGTCGAGACGTTCGCCGCCTATGGCGAGGCCCTCGTCGGGACGGGGATGTGGAAGCCGGCGTGGGACGCGTTCATGCGCGCCGCCGCGATCGCCCACCCGGCCGACCCGGCGGCGCACCGCCTGGGCGGCTACGGCCGGAGCGCGGGGCTGACGAGGGGGGAGAGGGTGGAGATGGCCAAGGCGAGGCTGCGCCGCGCCATCGACTGCTACTCCAACGCGCGCTGCGaggacgccgtcgccgaggtGCTCGCAACCGTCGAGCAccacggcgccgcctccgccgtgcacGGCGCGGCGAAGCTCGCCGACCGCTACCCGTCGTCGGCGCGGGCGCAGTGCCTCCCGGCCTACGTGGCCGTGGAGCTAGCTcgcgagcgccgcggcggcgcggcgtacccggcgacggcggccacccCGAGGCACAAGACGCTGCGCCGCGCGCTCGCCACGATGGACACCGCCGCCCGCACCTTCGACCGATCGCTCGTGGTCGCGCTGTTCCGCGCGAAGCTGCTCGCCTGCCTCCACGACTAcgacgccgccgaggccgaatgccgccgcgccctcgccgtcgaTAACCCCGACGACCCGGCGGCGCACGAAATCCCCCTCGGATCTGCGATCGGAGAAGAGTACGACGACATGGTGTCATCCCTCAGGAAACAACTCTGTGATCTTCAGAAGAAGCTTGTCTTGTTAGCCGTACACGATTGGGCATCCATGGAAAGCGAGAAGCAATCTCAGATCCTCTCCGTCAGCATCGACGAACTGCGCGAACACTACAGCAAGATCGACCAAATCGCGGCGAACACAGTCTCCGAAGCGCGGCGCTTCTCCAAGACACACGGTTCATGGTGTTTCTGGATTTGCCCGCGATCTTCGGGCCAATGTGCAGGCAAGAAGTTCCTGGACACTGCATCTTTGCTGGAACATCTGCGCAATAAGCACCCGGACGATCTATG harbors:
- the LOC107276165 gene encoding uncharacterized protein yields the protein MAPDLDDDLIRAEAEAALRLHRNGRRDEALSRAMDLAIQHKRSSPLALNLSGDLNMAAHRRNRRRGRGAAADDKALAERQAKFAATCYKMSLDAVPDCVETFAAYGEALVGTGMWKPAWDAFMRAAAIAHPADPAAHRLGGYGRSAGLTRGERVEMAKARLRRAIDCYSNARCEDAVAEVLATVEHHGAASAVHGAAKLADRYPSSARAQCLPAYVAVELARERRGGAAYPATAATPRHKTLRRALATMDTAARTFDRSLVVALFRAKLLACLHDYDAAEAECRRALAVDNPDDPAAHEIPLGSAIGEEYDDMVSSLRKQLCDLQKKLVLLAVHDWASMESEKQSQILSVSIDELREHYSKIDQIAANTVSEARRFSKTHGSWCFWICPRSSGQCAGKKFLDTASLLEHLRNKHPDDLWVNLKSFLDTKLCGKFKTENASQDGYSCHDEMLQFQSIDGMIELVLNLPPGGMKSETLSEMRRRKCSELAEILDRIKKKLRACPKDLSSSEFDQVRSEMQDLWLKFTELSVFDYREAVVPLARMYQWKELKKRISEDGSIIAAWSIDDIFGDVPAEHASLDEKVGHQTGENKVTNKSDNLKA